Proteins encoded within one genomic window of Humulus lupulus chromosome 1, drHumLupu1.1, whole genome shotgun sequence:
- the LOC133796136 gene encoding uncharacterized protein LOC133796136 isoform X1, whose amino-acid sequence MLVWGKIAPLIIRLRLENELNNTPSAINIIGSSIQCFPCPGEDISVCVCLAILISLFDDEGTFDGGKFFSQNCITKLEMRKILDLQICSKCPAIKRNLQLWIELES is encoded by the exons ATGTTGGTATGGGGAAAAATTGCTCCACTGATTATTAGATTGAGGTTGGAAAATGAGCTCAACAATACACCTTCAGCTATCAATATAATTGGCTCTTCTATTCAG TGTTTTCCATGCCCAGGGGAGGATATCAGTGTATGTGTCTGTTTGGCAATCTTGATATCATTATTTGATGATGAAG GAACATTTGATGGTGGGAAGTTTTTTAGCCAGAATTGCATTACCAAATTGGAAATGAGGAAAATATTAGATTTGCAAATTTGCAGTAAATGCCCAGCCATCAAGAGGAATCTCCA attgtggatcgaattggaaagttaa
- the LOC133796136 gene encoding uncharacterized protein LOC133796136 isoform X2, with protein MLVWGKIAPLIIRLRLENELNNTPSAINIIGSSIQCFPCPGEDISVCVCLAILISLFDDEGTFDGGKFFSQNCITKLEMRKILDLQICSKCPAIKRNLQFNQ; from the exons ATGTTGGTATGGGGAAAAATTGCTCCACTGATTATTAGATTGAGGTTGGAAAATGAGCTCAACAATACACCTTCAGCTATCAATATAATTGGCTCTTCTATTCAG TGTTTTCCATGCCCAGGGGAGGATATCAGTGTATGTGTCTGTTTGGCAATCTTGATATCATTATTTGATGATGAAG GAACATTTGATGGTGGGAAGTTTTTTAGCCAGAATTGCATTACCAAATTGGAAATGAGGAAAATATTAGATTTGCAAATTTGCAGTAAATGCCCAGCCATCAAGAGGAATCTCCA attcaaccagtga